CTTTCCAGTGTTTCCTGCCAGCTCCTTAAAAGAGGTATACGTACTCTTGAGTTAGTGACACTCATCGACTAGTGTTAGGGCCTTTTGTCGCTTGATCGGCTAATGGAAATGTTTAGGTGGGCTCTTCGCCAGTCAATGACCTCCAAAAAAGGGTATATCTAGATCCGTGTCTTCTTTATTGCATATCTAATTAAGTGACTCGATGAAACGTAAAGTAAAAAAAATTACACAAATCTACACGTAAATCAACGGAAaaggacttagatgtgcaatattAGGGCACATCTAGACGTGCTTATAATCCTTAAAATAAGATAAAattagatgtgctttagcaaaacaCATTCCTCTGTAATAGATAAGCAGTTCTTTCTTCATGGAGAACTAACAGAAGGCAAGTGTTTTTCTCGCCGATCACCATGTACATGCATGTAACATGGTACATCTTAATTGATTTACCGATAATAATATGACAATAGATACACACAAACAAAAACCTAGTTAATTAATAATTGCAGCACGTAACAGCTTGGTGAAAATTCAAGGGCATGTCCGACACGTAGGTTTAACACATCCGTACGTACCAATCCCACGATTTTCACAGCTCCGTGTGCAGCGACGCGGCCGTCGTCGACGGCTCCTCCTCGCCCAACTTcagcccaccgccgccgccgcacgcgTTGTTCCTGAGGCAGTCGACGGCGGGGCGGACGGGGTCGTAGCCCAGCCCCATGGCGCAGTTGCACACGGCCTGCACCTCGTCTCCGTCGTCGCCGAGCAGGTTGATGTTGCTGAGCACGATGTCGCTGCAGGGCACGGCGTCGCTGCAGGCGAACTTGATGGCCTCGTCCCGCGTGGAGGTGCCGGAGATGTTCCGGTACGCGACGTTGCTGACGGCCACGTTGGTGGTCTGGTTGGCGCACGGCGTCCTGGAGTCGCAGTAGAACTGGTCGATGATGATGGGGTGGTCGACGGCCTCCACCAGCACGTTGGAGAAGCGCACGTTGCGGACGTAGCCGGCGCCGCCCTGCCACGTCTTGATCCGGACGCCGTTCTGGGCGCGGGCGATGCGGGCGTCGTCGAGGGTCACCCCCTCCACGGCGGCGTAGGAGCCGCCCTGGCCCAGGCTGCCGATGCTGATGCCGTGGCCCGGGTCGCACACGATGCCCTTCATCTTCACGGCGAAGCTGGCGTTGGAGATGGACACGCAGTCATCGCCGGTGCCGATGCGGGCGCCGGTGATGGTGACCGCGGTGGACTCCGCCACGTGGATGCCGTCGGTGTTGGGGCTGTCCCCCGGCGCCTGGATGGCCATCCCGTCCAGCCGCACCCCGCGCGACCGCGACACCGTCAGGTGCATCTGCTGCGCGTTCTGGATGGTCAGGCCGCGCACCCGCACGCCCCGGCACGAGTCGATGGTCACCGCCGTCGGCGCGCCCTTGCACGGCTTGGACCGGTCCACCTTGCAGGAGTTGGCCCACCACTTCGAGCCGGAGCCGTCGATGACGCCCCCGCCTTGGATGCGCGCGCCGACGAGCCCGCCGAAGAGGAGCCACAGCCGCGGGCTCTTGGGGTCCCACTCCGACGGCTCCTCCGGCGCCACGATGGTGCCGTGCATCAGCACCACCAGCCTCTCCTTGCACGGGCCCATGAACCGGCTCGGGCCGATCTTGTAGCGCCGGCCTTTGGTCACCACCAGCACCGCGTCCTTCAGCGAGCACGCCTTCTCCCAAGCCTTCGCGAATGCCTAGTAAGATTATGATTCATCAAGCATCAGCTAACTCAACACTTCACTTCATTTTGTTActgaattaattaattaattaacccATGGAAGCAAGAACATAAGAATCGCACACTTCATATGTTCGAAGATGTTGCAGTAAGTACTTtttttgaaaaagaaaaaaaacatcaTGCGTTTAATCATGATCCAACAGCTTTAAGGTCATTCGCTCGGAGCTTTCTCCCAGCGAACATTCGCTAGTTAGATATACCGTAATGAAAGGGGATCACAGTTTGCCCCTAGAAAGAAGAGGCCCCATTCGGCCGTCATCACCATCCCAAGCCGACTCGCCTGATATGCAGATCGCCGGCATCTCCACTCCGGCACACTAACGGAGCCAGCAACTGGCGCCACCCGCGTCGATCTCGACCACGAAAGGCCAAACCAAAACATGCGGACTCACGGCGCCAACTCTCGATCCCGCTTTGATCCCGACGACCCGGAGATACAAGAAGGGCGAAGAAAGATGATGGAGTACGAGGCCGGAGCATGGTTTTTACTTTCAGTGATATTTCAATGAAATTCACTGAATTTCATTAATTTCAATATACTCTGAAATATTACGTTTGGGCCAAAATATTTCAGCAATTTCAGTAGTACACAGGAAATTAAATATTTTTTAAAGTTTCAAAAATTTAGCCAAATTCAAGTGAATATTTCAGCCCTTTGGCCGAAATGCAAGCTGAAATCACTGAATTTCAGTGATTTCGGTTGTTGCTAAAAAAATTGAAACTGAAATTGAAAACCATGGGTCGGGACCGCCGCCCTCCTAGACCTCCAGGCGTGCGAGCGCGAGATGATGAAGCTCGTGCCGGCGTCGACCAGcgcggtcgcgctgctgcacatGCCGAGGGCCGGCGAGACGAGGGAGCAGCACATGCCGAGGGCCGGCGAGACGAGGGAGCAGCACTGCCTCGACGACTTGGACGAGGAGGACAAGCTCCAGACCATGTCGTTCGCTCACTCGTTCCACCGGCGCTGCATCTTCAGGCTGCTCGGGGTCAACTGCGTCTGCCCGGTCTGCGGGTACAAGCTGTCGGGGGACGAGGATCACCCGTGGCTCGGAGGCGACGGAGATGGGGCCAGCGAGGCATGAAAGATCGATTGCAGTGCATGTCTTTGAGCAGCTTTGCCAAGTTTTTCGATGTACTAGAAGATCATTTTCATTTAACTCTAATGCAATTGTGCTAAACCTAATCGAGATGCAATAGATTCTGTATTTATTCCATAGGTACCAATGAATTTCATTAGGTATACCTCATCTCGTGTTTTTCATTACTTAACAAGGTTGTCAGAATCGCGATTCTGATATACGATTCTACGACTTTATGATTCTAACCCCTCTGATTCAACAGTTTTAGTTAGTATAATCCAGTGGCGGAGCTAGCAAAATCGAATGAGGGGGGAGGGTGGTATTATTAAACCTTGTTGGGGAGGGCCAATCCGTCAAAAAGCACCATTTTAGCAGAAAAAATCGCTATTACTAGCTCCGATTCGGTTTAAAATCATGATTTTGAGTACCTTGCTACGTAGTTATGCTTAGGTTTGTGTCTCCTTCGATGGATGTAAGCAACGGTGGTTGAAATAAGAACTCCCTAGTTCTACCTCCATCTCGGGCTCTTGGCGATACCCTGAGCCGTGAGGTCGAGGGTATGTCTGCTTTGTCTTCGAGCGCTCCCTTGGGGACAAAGTTTTGGTGTGCCTTAGTGTTGCCAGCGACGTGTCAGTAGCGGCGGCAACATCTAGGGTATTTCCACTCTTGCTCGGGCCTTGCTTCAACGTGAACTGTTCCGAGTTGACGAGCGCTGGTAGAATGTATAAGAGTCGTGCCGGCAGTTGTCATTTTGGGGCGGCGCTATCGGCGGGTGGTTGGCGGCTGGATCCTTCACCACTCTAATGCCAGCTTCTACTTCAGGACGCTGATCTGCTTGAACGCTAGCCTCAGCGACTTGCCGCTTTGGCAGTGGCGCGCCATCGGCACATTTCGGAGTAGAAGGTGGTCCGCTCCCCAAGGGCCTAGatataatttatttatttttgtttttcagGGGTTATTTGTAATGCTGGACTTTCGTTAATGGATCTAGTGGCCTTTACAAatataaaaataaaacaaaatagaACATGTATAGAGTTCTCGTCTCCCTGCATTGCATGTTCCTTTGAGTAAgcttgtttcatttttttttcctttttgccaatacgtttttttttttgttttttttttgaaatggaaCACTGTGATTCCATACCTTAAACCGGCACAGCAGAGACGCTGGCCCTCTGAACAAAGCAACGTCTGGTAGGGCTTCAGTCCAAATCTGCCTAGCAGCCGGACCTCGAGCACCTACCGCAGCTATAGTATGTGCTAGCTTATTACATCCCCTTGGGGCAAAAGTAAAACTGAAATTATTAAAGTTCTGTCTAGTAAAGATTTTAATCTCCTTAAAAATGGTTCCCTCGGGAGCGAGATCATACTCATTTCCTTTCAGAGCTCAGACCAGAAATATGCAAAGCTGCGGCATTGTTAAAATATAAAAATGCAAATATTGAGTAGGAGTACAAGTTAAATATGCAGAGACACGCGTGCACGCATATCATACTTTGGTTTCTTAAGAGGCGGGGATCCCTCAACGAGATCTGCACGCCGTCAGGTGGTGGATGATGATTGAACGATCGATGAGTCAGTTAAGCTAAGCAACCCACATCGCTATCAAATCCCTTTATCTCTTTCTATGATTATTCCGAACATGTCAGCTCATCGATCAGTCCAAGAACACATGGAAAGTGTGGCAATCATGCTAGCTGCATTTGTAAGGCATGGAGACACATATCCATGTGCATGCTTTTCTTGCGGCACCAAGCAGAGTCCGAGTGATGTATACAGTGACTTGGTAGCCATATATTTTTACAGAAAACTTCTAAGCCAACAAAGATTGCAATGCATCTTAGCTAGCTATAAATATTTGGTGGCCTGTTGGTGGTTAATTAAACTTGGATGTGGCAAGTTGACTAACCCGTTATCTTATGAAAGAGCCACACACCACCACTAATAAATCACATGGCTATACTATACTTAATCTTGACACGCTGAACTTTTCGATTATAGAAAAAGGTTGCAACAAACTGAAGTTAAAGGTGAGATCGATCGGCAGGAAACGCCTCTGCAGTTTCTTGCCGGCCGGTTTCTCCCCATTCCCATGCACCTGCTGCTAAGGATAGCAGCTCTTATCGTCACGCCATGGAGAGTCGGCAGGTACGTACGTATCATATCACGGCGTTGGCATGAACGACTATTAAGAAATGAGCATACCTCCGTGTCGTCGGCGCAGCCGTCGCCCACCGCACCGTAGCTGTCGACCTTCACGAcgttcctcttcttcttcttcttcttgttcggATTCGGGCATCTGGTCGCCCCCAACATGATGCCAtcttccccctcctcctcctcctccttcaccatCTCTTCGACCTTTTTGTCATCATAGATATCACCATAATCATCGTCGTCATCACCGTACCATCTGAGGTGATCCTCCTCGTCCCCGCCGCCTCCGTCCGTCCACAGCTTCAAGAACCTCTTCTTGAAAGCCTCGTCTCCGCCTTCCCCTCCGCCGAAATTGACACCATCGGCAACGTCAATtctctccaccgccgccgccaccctcgccacggccatcAGCACCAACACCAGCACCAAGAATGACAACGGCACTGCCCTCATGCCCCTCCTTCTCCCTCGCCCCATTTCGACCTACACGGTCGATCGAGCCGCGCGCTCTAATGGCGCAAGCTAGGGGCAGCCAAAGATCTGGTGGTACATGCGTGCGTGTGCGCGCGCCTTGGCTTGGTTTACAAGGGTTCGTACCTGCGACAATTTATAGTGGGAGGAGCAAGCatggggagagggaggaggcaaGTGCAAGTGAATGATAGCGGTGTGAGACAGGGCGAGGTGTGGTTTATGCTTTACTCATCCCCTGCAAAAGGCGGCCCACTATGCATTCATGTATATATCCATCCTTCTTGTACTACATTTCCTTGGCATGCTCCTACCGTGAAGTGATTAAATAATGCTACACACGTCAAGTAAGAGGTTATCATTGGCTCAAAGGTTGATTAGCTAAGTTGTAGTTCCAATCGTGAGAGGACGACAAGTCATAACTTACTATTTCTTGCGAGAACTACTAGATGGATCCATCCATGGCCCCTTTTTGGAGAGGATTAGGGGACCTTTTGGATTGTCTTTACATTAACGTTGATAGCTTACGACATGCTTAGTCATTATTGCATCCCTCGTTGATTCAAAGTGTTATCATAGAAGCTTTGGGAGTTTATTATTTTCTTAAGATTGTTGTGTGCATGTTGTTCGATTTGTATTGGAGTGAGTGACCCACATGTATTTTATTTCCTATAAGCTATTTTGAAGTCTATCTAATTTGATTTGAAAAAAATCACATCGCTTGCTTATGAGTAGCATTCGAAAAGCATGATAGTAAAATCATAATCCTAGGATTTTAGAGACTCTATGCAGATGGCTCTCATTAACCACGGCCACCTGGCTGCATAGCACCAGCATTTCATGATTGGCGGTCGATGATGTAGCTCCACGATTAGATTCTCGCAATCAAAGCCTGGTAGCGTCTCCCGCCCCATTTGCAGTCCACTCCAATCCTTTCAAGAGCCGACGAAATGATTGCAAGGAATAGCGGAAAAAGATGACAGTTATT
The sequence above is a segment of the Aegilops tauschii subsp. strangulata cultivar AL8/78 chromosome 6, Aet v6.0, whole genome shotgun sequence genome. Coding sequences within it:
- the LOC109766729 gene encoding probable polygalacturonase At1g80170 — encoded protein: MGRGRRRGMRAVPLSFLVLVLVLMAVARVAAAVERIDVADGVNFGGGEGGDEAFKKRFLKLWTDGGGGDEEDHLRWYGDDDDDYGDIYDDKKVEEMVKEEEEEGEDGIMLGATRCPNPNKKKKKKRNVVKVDSYGAVGDGCADDTEAFAKAWEKACSLKDAVLVVTKGRRYKIGPSRFMGPCKERLVVLMHGTIVAPEEPSEWDPKSPRLWLLFGGLVGARIQGGGVIDGSGSKWWANSCKVDRSKPCKGAPTAVTIDSCRGVRVRGLTIQNAQQMHLTVSRSRGVRLDGMAIQAPGDSPNTDGIHVAESTAVTITGARIGTGDDCVSISNASFAVKMKGIVCDPGHGISIGSLGQGGSYAAVEGVTLDDARIARAQNGVRIKTWQGGAGYVRNVRFSNVLVEAVDHPIIIDQFYCDSRTPCANQTTNVAVSNVAYRNISGTSTRDEAIKFACSDAVPCSDIVLSNINLLGDDGDEVQAVCNCAMGLGYDPVRPAVDCLRNNACGGGGGLKLGEEEPSTTAASLHTEL